The sequence GGATACTGATTACCGATGTCGCCTTTAGTGACCTCTGTCTTTCACCGGTCGCCATTCGCCGGGCATAAAGTTCGCGTAGGTCAGCGCGATCGATTTCGGAAACGCGCGCTTCAACACTTTCATGACGGGAAAACGCATCACGATTGCCGAGCAGATCGCATTTGCCCGCGACTACCTGCGCGCAGATTTCATCTTCTGGTGCACGGAAGAGCCTTACTTTTCTAATGATTTAGTCGCTTTCATGAGGGCGAGGTGATTCGGGGCAGTAGCGCACTCCAGAATCAAACGACCTGCGCTGTGATTGACGGCAATCTTCTTTCTGATTAACTTCCACAATCACCAAATGTCCTGAAGGAGAAGGTCATGAAGAAAGTTTTGTGTTCTGTAATTCTTGCTGTCGGTTTTGGCTTAACCGTATACGCCCAGACTGCGCCCGATGCGGCGGAGCTGACAAAGCTCCTGAATGATTTTCTTGCCGGTGCGTCGCGTAACGACGTAGCGATGCACGACCGGTTCTGGGCTGAAGACGTTATTTACACCGGCTCGGCGGGGCGGCGGCGCGGCAAGGCCGACATCATGAAGGATGTGCGTTCGGCTCCGGCGCCGAAGCCGGGCGATGCCAAGACTACCTACACCGCTGAAGATGTTCGCATTCAGCAATACGGGAACACGGCGATCGTCGCCTTTCGCCTGGTGGGCACGACGGAAAAAGACGGGAAGACCGAAGTAGCGAATTTTCTGAACTCAGGCACGTTTCTAAAACGTAATGGCAAATGGCAGGTCGTCAATTGGCAGGCGACGAAGGCAGCCGAGAATGCGAATCGTTAGGCTTGAACTTCGGCTCTTCAGTCCAAGTCAGGCGCAAGTTTCGAGCGTACCAACCGAAGGGATCGCTCTTAAATGCAATCCTGCCTGCCACAACGTTGGCTTCACAAATCGTGACCGACGAACTCCCTGAACCGTCTTGAAAATCCTGATAATCCTGTCAAACTATGCGCCCGTAAATGATTCTCAAGATTCACATCCCCGCCTTTCCGCTTAATCAGTTCGTCGGAAATTTTGTTTATTACGAAGGATTGAATCCCGAGCACGCGATCGATCGTTTCCTGCCGGACGGCAACACGGAAATCATTTTCGATTTTCACGATACACCGCAATATATCTACGACAACGAAACGCTCAAAGAGATCCAGGCGTGCCATCACGTCTGGGCGTCAGGCGTGCGCACCGGATACATCTCGATTCCTTCCGGCCGCCAGGCCGCCATGTTCATCATCGCGTTCAAGAAAGGCATGGCCTATCCGTTCTTTCCCGTGCCGATGAACGAGATGGCCGATCGCGTGGTGGATGCGGATCTTTTATGGGGAAGAGATCTGGGTCATCTGCGCGAGCACTTGCACGAGATCCGAGACATTGACCTGAAGTTTGCCGCAGCCGGAAGATTTCTACTGAAACACTTTCAGAGAAAGTTCAGTCTTAATCCGGCAGTCGAGTATGCGCTCGCGGAGATCATTCGGTCGCCCGATCAACTTAATCTCGGTCGTGTGAGCCAGCGGATCGGATATTCGCAGAAGCATTTCATTTCAATGTTCAAGCAGCAGGTCGGAGTCACGCCGAAGGCCTACGTAAAGATCATGCGTTTCCAAAAAGCAATTGCCGAGATCGAAGCCAACGGCGAAGTTGATTGGACCGGAATCTCGGTGGATTGTGGCTTTTACGATCAGGCCCATTTCATTCACAACTTCAAATTCTTCTCAGGCTTCACACCCGAAGAATACCTCCAACTGAAAAGCGACACGTTGAATTACGTGCCGGTGGCGTAACTATCCGCAGGGTGACGTTTCATTCACACCTAGCTTTAGCGAGGTGGCTGGAGTTTTGTCGGGCCGATTTAGCCGTTCTAGAATGCGCTATGCCCACCGGCTGAAGCCGGGTGTGAATGAGAAGCCTTTAGCTCCACTCCGAAGGTAAATTTTTTCCAATACGGCGCGCCAAATCCCGCGTAGATTCGGCACGCTATGGAAAACCCCTATATCAACCACCTGGCTGTTTTTGTGTG is a genomic window of Pyrinomonadaceae bacterium containing:
- a CDS encoding nuclear transport factor 2 family protein; protein product: MKKVLCSVILAVGFGLTVYAQTAPDAAELTKLLNDFLAGASRNDVAMHDRFWAEDVIYTGSAGRRRGKADIMKDVRSAPAPKPGDAKTTYTAEDVRIQQYGNTAIVAFRLVGTTEKDGKTEVANFLNSGTFLKRNGKWQVVNWQATKAAENANR
- a CDS encoding AraC family transcriptional regulator; this encodes MILKIHIPAFPLNQFVGNFVYYEGLNPEHAIDRFLPDGNTEIIFDFHDTPQYIYDNETLKEIQACHHVWASGVRTGYISIPSGRQAAMFIIAFKKGMAYPFFPVPMNEMADRVVDADLLWGRDLGHLREHLHEIRDIDLKFAAAGRFLLKHFQRKFSLNPAVEYALAEIIRSPDQLNLGRVSQRIGYSQKHFISMFKQQVGVTPKAYVKIMRFQKAIAEIEANGEVDWTGISVDCGFYDQAHFIHNFKFFSGFTPEEYLQLKSDTLNYVPVA